In Labilibaculum sp. DW002, one DNA window encodes the following:
- a CDS encoding SLC13 family permease: MLSFDAIVVLIVLVFILISFYKEWVGPAFTFLIGVVVLGIFGILTPSEILSGFANDQMVVILMLLLIGDVIRDLGIVETLFDKVFRKAKSYRQFMARMIFLVASFSAFLNNTPLVAVMMPYVHSWSKRNKISPSKLLIPLSYAAILGGCITLIGTSTNLIVNGMVVDQKIIPGLESLDMFSFAYVGIPMMFIGSIYLLLVSKKWLPEKEDVLGEFSENTRKYIVEAHVKPNSILIGKSIEEADLRNLKGLYLFQINRGETRISAVSHEYRLQEADRLLFAGDTETIADLVLPNSGLTLPTVGMLTHKKHIEVVEIVISHNSTLISKTVKEANFRGQYDAAIIGIHRNGGRVNGKIGEVKLRAGDVLLLLGGDDFVDRSHLVQDFYFISKVKEFRKQEGYKIGLLLGGTVLAVLLSACNIVPLFMTLVVMIIIILGLKITNPKDIAGRVDFNLALIISLALAFGTAMIKSGLAQILADLLISVFIPLGRVGVLFGVYLITSVLAAYITNKAAVAILFPISLTMALNLHLNPEPFVLVVAFAAAANFMTPIGYQTNLMVYGPGGYTFKDFFKIGFPLTIIYMIVTVTILSYIYFY; the protein is encoded by the coding sequence ATGCTCTCATTTGATGCGATCGTTGTTTTAATCGTATTGGTTTTTATTCTAATTTCATTCTATAAAGAGTGGGTTGGACCTGCTTTTACTTTCCTTATTGGAGTGGTTGTTTTAGGGATTTTTGGAATTCTTACACCATCGGAAATTTTGAGTGGTTTTGCTAACGATCAGATGGTTGTGATCTTAATGCTTCTGCTGATTGGTGATGTGATTAGAGATTTAGGAATTGTAGAAACACTATTCGATAAGGTTTTTCGGAAGGCAAAATCATACCGACAATTTATGGCTCGGATGATATTTCTTGTGGCAAGTTTTTCTGCCTTTTTGAATAATACGCCTTTGGTTGCTGTTATGATGCCATACGTGCATAGTTGGAGCAAACGAAATAAAATATCTCCTTCAAAATTATTAATACCTCTTTCGTATGCTGCCATTCTAGGAGGTTGTATAACACTTATTGGAACATCAACAAACCTGATTGTGAATGGCATGGTTGTCGACCAAAAGATCATACCTGGTTTGGAATCTCTCGATATGTTTAGTTTTGCATATGTAGGAATTCCAATGATGTTTATTGGTTCAATTTATTTGCTTCTTGTCAGTAAAAAATGGTTGCCCGAAAAGGAGGATGTTTTAGGTGAATTTTCTGAAAATACTAGAAAATATATTGTTGAAGCACATGTAAAACCAAATTCGATTTTAATTGGGAAATCAATTGAGGAGGCAGATCTTAGAAATTTAAAAGGCCTTTATCTTTTTCAAATAAATAGAGGAGAAACTCGAATTTCTGCTGTTTCTCATGAATACCGACTGCAAGAAGCAGATCGATTGCTTTTTGCTGGGGATACCGAAACAATTGCCGATTTAGTGCTTCCGAATTCAGGATTGACATTGCCTACCGTTGGAATGTTAACACATAAAAAACACATTGAGGTTGTCGAAATTGTAATTTCTCATAATTCAACACTGATATCTAAAACGGTAAAAGAAGCTAATTTTAGAGGCCAATACGATGCTGCTATCATTGGAATCCATAGAAATGGAGGCCGAGTAAATGGTAAAATTGGGGAAGTGAAATTACGAGCAGGTGATGTTCTCTTATTATTAGGAGGTGATGATTTTGTTGATCGTTCTCACTTGGTACAGGATTTCTATTTTATCTCGAAAGTAAAAGAGTTTAGAAAGCAAGAAGGATATAAAATTGGATTATTGTTAGGTGGAACAGTCTTAGCAGTTTTACTTTCTGCCTGTAATATCGTTCCGTTATTTATGACATTGGTGGTAATGATTATTATCATTTTAGGCTTAAAAATTACTAATCCAAAGGATATTGCAGGACGAGTCGATTTTAACTTGGCACTTATCATTTCCTTAGCCTTGGCTTTTGGTACTGCAATGATTAAATCTGGTTTGGCTCAGATTCTCGCCGACCTTTTAATTTCGGTTTTTATTCCTTTAGGTAGAGTTGGTGTTTTGTTTGGTGTATATTTAATAACATCGGTATTAGCAGCTTACATTACCAATAAAGCAGCAGTAGCTATCCTGTTTCCGATATCTTTAACCATGGCCTTAAATCTTCATTTAAATCCTGAGCCTTTTGTTCTGGTTGTTGCATTTGCCGCTGCGGCTAATTTTATGACTCCTATTGGATATCAAACCAATTTAATGGTTTATGGACCAGGAGGTTATACCTTTAAGGATTTCTTTAAGATTGGTTTTCCGCTCACGATTATTTATATGATTGTTACCGTTACCATACTGTCTTATATTTATTTTTATTAA
- the cysQ gene encoding 3'(2'),5'-bisphosphate nucleotidase CysQ, whose protein sequence is MNFSKRKELLLAAISASLKAGKEIIEVYNSTDFEIQIKSDNSPLTIADQRAHNAIVSVLDELGVPVLSEEGEKLDYTTRKAWDYCWIVDPLDGTKEFIKRNDEFTVNVALIENGKAIAGVIYVPVYQQLYFSDKELGAFLINNIEDWTGTLDQLVLESEKLPLKQNRSTVRVVGSRSHMSQETTDFIEKLKQEHGEVELISKGSSLKLCMIAEGEADVYPRYAPTMEWDIAAGHAIVTASGGKVLHLNSEEEISYNKEDLLNPWFICKRDN, encoded by the coding sequence ATGAATTTTAGTAAAAGAAAAGAGCTTCTTTTAGCCGCAATTTCTGCTTCATTAAAGGCGGGTAAAGAAATAATCGAAGTATATAATTCTACCGATTTCGAAATCCAAATTAAATCCGATAACAGTCCTTTAACCATTGCTGATCAGAGAGCGCACAATGCAATTGTCTCTGTTTTAGATGAATTGGGAGTGCCTGTTTTAAGTGAAGAAGGCGAGAAGCTAGATTACACAACTCGTAAAGCTTGGGATTACTGTTGGATCGTTGATCCATTGGATGGGACAAAGGAATTCATCAAACGAAATGATGAGTTTACGGTTAATGTTGCTTTAATAGAAAATGGAAAAGCAATTGCTGGCGTAATTTATGTTCCGGTATATCAACAATTGTATTTTTCGGATAAGGAATTAGGTGCTTTCCTAATAAATAATATTGAAGATTGGACTGGCACTTTGGATCAATTGGTTTTAGAATCTGAAAAGCTACCATTAAAGCAAAACAGATCTACTGTGCGTGTTGTTGGTTCTCGTTCGCACATGAGTCAGGAAACAACCGATTTTATTGAGAAACTAAAACAAGAACACGGTGAGGTTGAGTTGATTTCTAAAGGAAGTTCTTTGAAATTATGCATGATTGCAGAAGGGGAAGCTGATGTGTACCCAAGATATGCTCCAACAATGGAGTGGGATATTGCTGCTGGGCATGCGATTGTAACAGCTTCTGGAGGAAAAGTTCTACACTTAAATTCGGAGGAGGAGATTTCATATAATAAAGAGGATTTATTAAATCCTTGGTTCATTTGTAAGAGAGACAACTAA